In Bacillus sp. Cs-700, one genomic interval encodes:
- a CDS encoding DUF378 domain-containing protein translates to MSTLQRVALGLVIIGAINWGLIGFFQFDLVAAIFGGQNAALARIVYGLVGLSGLYCLTLLFKPTEELSHDPDRATT, encoded by the coding sequence TTGAGCACACTACAACGAGTCGCACTTGGGTTGGTTATCATTGGAGCGATCAATTGGGGACTCATTGGATTTTTCCAATTTGACCTTGTAGCAGCGATTTTCGGTGGACAAAACGCTGCACTAGCACGGATTGTCTATGGTCTTGTTGGGCTGAGTGGACTTTATTGCCTAACGCTACTATTCAAACCTACTGAAGAGCTTTCACATGACCCAGATCGTGCGACAACATAA
- a CDS encoding response regulator transcription factor, which produces MMIVDDHDMVRKGLKAYLLTEPDFQIIGEGANGKEAVSLANELHPDVILMDLIMPKMTGIEATKEIMATLPNTKIIIITSFYDDEQVFPAIEAGAFSYLLKTASADEIITTIRKAIQDESVIEQKVAQKMMNQLRSKPKTPLHEELTKREKEVLLLIGEGKTNSQIAEELYIGLKTVKTHVSNILGKLGVNDRTQAAVYAIRNGMVR; this is translated from the coding sequence ATGATGATAGTGGATGATCATGATATGGTACGTAAAGGGTTAAAAGCGTATCTACTAACGGAGCCTGATTTCCAAATTATTGGCGAAGGTGCAAATGGCAAAGAAGCAGTATCGCTCGCAAATGAGCTTCATCCTGACGTGATTTTAATGGATCTCATTATGCCGAAAATGACGGGCATTGAAGCGACAAAAGAAATAATGGCCACTCTTCCAAATACAAAAATTATTATTATCACGAGCTTCTACGATGATGAACAAGTTTTCCCTGCCATTGAAGCAGGCGCTTTTAGCTACTTGCTTAAAACAGCCTCAGCAGATGAAATCATCACTACGATTCGAAAAGCGATTCAAGATGAAAGCGTCATCGAGCAGAAAGTGGCGCAAAAAATGATGAATCAACTACGTTCAAAACCTAAGACACCCCTACATGAAGAATTAACTAAAAGAGAAAAAGAAGTTCTTCTTTTAATTGGTGAAGGAAAAACAAATAGCCAAATTGCAGAAGAATTGTATATTGGATTAAAAACGGTTAAAACCCACGTTAGTAATATCCTTGGAAAACTCGGTGTAAATGATCGCACCCAGGCCGCTGTATACGCCATCCGAAACGGTATGGTTCGATAA
- the yugI gene encoding S1 domain-containing post-transcriptional regulator GSP13 codes for MAEQYNVGDIVEGKVTGIKPFGAFVAIDDQKQGLVHISEISHGYVKNIEDQLTVGDEVKVKILNIEEGSGKISLSIRATQPKPERPERKPRPAAPSGGNKKPQQTSSPQGFNTLEDKLKDWLKESNDRQAQLNKRLKK; via the coding sequence ATGGCAGAGCAATATAACGTCGGTGATATCGTAGAAGGGAAGGTAACTGGTATTAAGCCTTTTGGTGCTTTCGTTGCAATTGACGACCAAAAGCAAGGTCTAGTTCACATTTCTGAAATTTCTCACGGCTACGTAAAAAATATCGAAGATCAACTTACTGTAGGAGACGAAGTTAAGGTTAAAATCCTTAACATTGAAGAAGGTTCCGGTAAAATCTCTCTTTCAATCCGTGCTACTCAGCCTAAACCTGAGCGTCCGGAAAGAAAGCCTCGCCCGGCAGCACCAAGCGGCGGAAACAAGAAACCACAACAAACTTCTTCTCCACAAGGCTTCAACACGCTTGAAGATAAGCTTAAAGACTGGTTGAAAGAATCTAACGACCGTCAAGCTCAATTGAACAAGCGCCTTAAGAAGTAA
- a CDS encoding sensor histidine kinase: MNKSTLRWKLLKSILFTALFTGILYFLFVQIGLFLHPGFVSLWFSLLSPLFVMLLVIVLGSYFSYKDTLSIRNRLEDISTQIITLSRGRFTEKIKLNEEDEIGRISFELNELTDKLQKQVTSLQNLANQKADLAEKARGAAIIEERQRLARDLHDAVSQQLFALNMMSSASIKMMDRDIETAKSQMVDVADLASKAQVEMRALLLHLRPIHLSEDTLCVGIRKLVDELEKKSGVTFHLTLDELPELPGGIEENLFRIVQESLGNALRHAEASVIRITVKLKKKQFLLHIKDNGKGFEMNENKKGAYGLDSMQERSDEIGGQFRVSSRPDEGTLVEVSVPLEG; this comes from the coding sequence GTGAACAAATCCACTTTACGATGGAAGTTACTTAAGTCGATTCTTTTTACAGCTCTTTTTACAGGAATTCTTTATTTCCTCTTTGTCCAAATAGGGTTATTTCTTCATCCCGGGTTTGTATCGCTCTGGTTTAGCTTACTTTCTCCTCTCTTCGTCATGTTGCTAGTGATCGTATTGGGAAGTTACTTTAGCTACAAAGATACGCTCTCGATCCGAAACCGTCTTGAAGATATTTCCACGCAAATCATCACGCTATCGAGAGGAAGATTTACTGAAAAGATAAAACTTAATGAAGAGGATGAAATTGGACGGATTAGCTTCGAGTTAAATGAACTCACTGACAAACTACAGAAGCAGGTAACCTCTCTCCAAAATTTAGCGAATCAGAAAGCTGACTTAGCCGAAAAAGCGAGGGGGGCTGCCATTATTGAAGAACGTCAGCGCCTTGCTCGAGACCTTCACGATGCTGTTAGTCAACAGCTGTTTGCCTTAAATATGATGTCTTCTGCTTCTATTAAAATGATGGACCGCGACATCGAAACAGCCAAATCCCAAATGGTCGATGTGGCAGACCTCGCTAGTAAAGCACAAGTCGAAATGAGAGCGCTTCTCCTTCACCTTCGTCCGATTCATCTATCAGAAGATACTCTCTGTGTCGGCATCAGAAAGCTTGTAGATGAACTCGAAAAAAAATCTGGCGTCACTTTCCACCTTACACTTGATGAACTACCGGAACTTCCTGGTGGAATTGAAGAGAACTTATTCCGTATTGTCCAAGAAAGTCTCGGAAATGCTTTGCGCCACGCTGAAGCTTCTGTGATTCGAATTACTGTGAAACTTAAGAAAAAACAATTTTTATTACATATCAAGGATAATGGAAAAGGGTTTGAAATGAATGAAAATAAAAAAGGTGCATACGGCCTCGATTCAATGCAAGAACGTAGTGATGAAATCGGTGGGCAGTTTCGTGTCTCATCTCGTCCAGATGAAGGCACATTAGTCGAAGTAAGTGTGCCATTGGAGGGATAA
- a CDS encoding cell wall-active antibiotics response protein, which yields MKRIQTGRFLVATFFVGLGIFLLLINLGIISMEMTEAIVFFYPFLLLLLGGKYLLEALMPSMKRKKWTTGTLLFIIGLLLVLDRFDVIQFSLWNIWKLWPLIFVLIGLKILGQFRKSQGFSLVRDHSYNKPNWEVHSLNDWSFVCDYDFDFSTTLIPEEEVVINLSGFVGDINVILPEDLPFRIDGSAHVLSATIDKHNQDNVGKGHAITYKTDDFDDALQRIVFYLDFSVLDLRVDRI from the coding sequence ATGAAACGAATTCAAACAGGACGATTCCTCGTAGCAACTTTCTTTGTTGGTCTCGGAATTTTTCTTCTTCTTATAAATCTCGGCATTATTTCCATGGAAATGACGGAAGCGATTGTCTTCTTTTATCCTTTTTTGTTGCTTCTGCTCGGAGGGAAATATCTTTTGGAGGCATTAATGCCTTCCATGAAACGAAAAAAATGGACAACAGGCACCCTTCTATTCATTATAGGACTTCTTCTCGTTCTTGATCGTTTTGACGTGATTCAGTTTAGTCTTTGGAACATCTGGAAATTATGGCCACTTATTTTTGTTTTGATTGGTTTAAAAATACTCGGACAGTTTCGAAAAAGCCAGGGATTTAGTCTAGTCAGGGACCATTCTTATAACAAGCCAAATTGGGAAGTTCACTCGTTGAATGACTGGAGCTTTGTATGCGACTACGATTTTGATTTTTCGACAACCCTTATTCCAGAAGAAGAAGTCGTCATTAATCTATCCGGTTTTGTTGGTGACATTAATGTGATCCTTCCAGAAGATCTTCCATTTCGAATCGATGGAAGCGCCCACGTGTTATCCGCAACAATCGATAAACATAATCAGGACAACGTCGGTAAAGGACATGCGATCACTTACAAAACGGATGATTTTGACGATGCGCTTCAGCGAATCGTGTTTTATCTTGATTTTTCCGTGCTTGATTTACGAGTTGATCGGATTTAA
- the modA gene encoding molybdate ABC transporter substrate-binding protein, translated as MKRIFLLIALIISGCQSPQSEQVNITVAAAASLSDAMNEVNSLYEKEHPNTNITLNLASSGVLANQIKQGAPIDVFVSASESHFQSVKQEDLLNPDYQTPLLKNKLVLIKSRSSNLANFEQLASGNVKRVAIGIPETVPAGAYAKQALEFSNVWETLKEELIFGKDVRQVLTYVETGNADAGIVYETDYRSSKNVDLVEEVPEQTYSTIIYPAGVVRGAREEATNYYTFLQSKEAKAIFESYGFQSDVSADD; from the coding sequence ATGAAGCGCATATTTCTCTTGATCGCGTTGATCATTTCCGGATGTCAATCGCCTCAATCAGAGCAAGTCAATATAACCGTTGCCGCAGCTGCAAGTTTAAGCGATGCGATGAACGAGGTTAATTCCCTTTATGAAAAAGAACATCCTAATACAAACATCACATTAAATCTTGCTTCTTCAGGAGTACTGGCCAACCAAATTAAACAGGGTGCTCCAATTGATGTGTTTGTTTCTGCATCCGAATCTCATTTTCAATCTGTGAAACAGGAAGATTTACTAAACCCTGACTACCAGACTCCATTACTAAAGAATAAACTCGTACTTATTAAAAGCCGTTCATCTAATCTCGCAAATTTTGAACAATTAGCTTCCGGAAACGTGAAGCGAGTAGCGATTGGAATACCTGAAACTGTCCCTGCAGGAGCTTATGCGAAACAAGCACTAGAATTTTCGAACGTATGGGAGACTTTAAAAGAAGAGCTAATTTTCGGTAAGGATGTGCGTCAGGTATTAACATACGTTGAAACAGGCAATGCAGACGCAGGGATTGTGTATGAAACAGACTATCGTTCTTCTAAAAACGTAGACCTTGTAGAAGAAGTTCCTGAACAAACTTATTCAACAATCATTTATCCAGCTGGCGTCGTCCGTGGTGCTCGTGAAGAAGCAACGAACTATTATACTTTCCTTCAAAGTAAAGAAGCAAAAGCGATTTTTGAATCATACGGTTTCCAAAGTGATGTGAGTGCCGATGACTGA
- the modB gene encoding molybdate ABC transporter permease subunit, translated as MTDFLDPILISLKISLVASLIVTVLGISLSRLMAGRTFRGKSMIDTIIMLPLVLPPSVVGFILLVLFGASSPVGQWIETIFQHPLIFTWQAGVIAASVVAFPLMYQSAKVGFEAVDRDIEDAARVDGAGNWTVLRMISIPLASNALISGIILSFARALGEFGATLMFAGNLPGKTQTMPTAIYVAIDSGQMNLAWSWVLVTIFLSTVMLLLSYRVTVKM; from the coding sequence ATGACTGATTTCCTTGATCCTATTCTCATATCCTTGAAAATTTCGCTTGTGGCAAGCCTCATCGTAACGGTGTTAGGTATTTCGTTAAGTCGTCTTATGGCTGGAAGAACGTTTCGCGGAAAAAGCATGATCGATACGATCATTATGCTACCACTCGTTCTTCCACCATCTGTCGTTGGGTTTATCTTACTCGTACTTTTTGGCGCTTCAAGCCCGGTCGGTCAGTGGATTGAAACCATATTTCAGCACCCGCTTATTTTCACTTGGCAAGCCGGCGTAATCGCCGCAAGCGTCGTTGCGTTTCCTTTGATGTATCAATCTGCCAAGGTCGGTTTTGAAGCGGTGGATCGCGATATTGAAGACGCTGCTCGTGTAGATGGCGCAGGGAATTGGACCGTATTAAGAATGATTTCGATTCCGCTCGCTTCTAATGCTCTTATTTCTGGCATCATCTTAAGTTTTGCCCGCGCTTTAGGAGAATTTGGGGCAACGTTAATGTTCGCGGGCAACCTTCCTGGAAAAACACAAACAATGCCAACAGCGATTTATGTGGCCATTGATTCAGGTCAAATGAACCTTGCCTGGTCATGGGTTTTGGTCACCATCTTTCTTTCAACCGTTATGCTTTTACTTTCTTATCGTGTAACCGTCAAAATGTAA
- a CDS encoding vanadium-dependent haloperoxidase, with translation MADDYKKWSELPYAGEQKPPHNPEEPYAGSWPDYYLRNQPPGRFTTLSGKPIRLDIQHPSSIDWDKELKKVKRAKKHLTRKQATLAEYWGTGVASKQWTPIIDKLIDTYGVTAPRAARILAATSAGMNDAFTTAWYLKYRWNVARPNQLDHELETLLCTPRHPTYPSGHATISGATAEILSYFFPTEKERLVELAKECADSRLYAGVHFPVDNEEGLRLGKQIGSIVASELKKEENSRGQSIDVPYRENRHAKLTPPPYKQVIDYKFDSTCDSSTENPFIHQHGTQPKPKLFF, from the coding sequence ATGGCAGACGATTATAAAAAATGGTCAGAACTTCCGTATGCTGGTGAACAAAAGCCCCCTCATAATCCAGAAGAACCATATGCGGGATCGTGGCCGGACTACTACCTTCGTAACCAGCCACCAGGACGTTTTACTACCCTTAGCGGAAAACCAATTCGACTCGATATCCAACACCCTTCATCAATTGATTGGGATAAGGAACTAAAAAAGGTCAAGCGTGCCAAGAAGCACCTTACACGAAAACAGGCAACGCTAGCAGAATATTGGGGAACAGGAGTAGCGAGTAAGCAATGGACACCAATTATCGATAAACTTATTGACACATATGGTGTGACAGCTCCACGCGCAGCAAGAATTCTAGCCGCTACTTCAGCAGGTATGAATGATGCATTTACAACAGCCTGGTATTTAAAGTACCGCTGGAATGTTGCAAGACCAAACCAGCTAGACCATGAGTTAGAGACACTCCTCTGCACACCGAGACATCCGACATACCCATCCGGCCACGCGACGATTAGCGGAGCAACAGCCGAGATCTTATCCTACTTCTTTCCTACCGAAAAGGAGCGATTAGTTGAGCTCGCCAAAGAGTGTGCTGACTCAAGACTGTACGCTGGTGTTCATTTCCCTGTTGATAATGAAGAGGGGCTTCGTCTCGGGAAGCAAATTGGCTCGATCGTAGCTTCAGAGCTAAAGAAAGAAGAAAATAGTCGTGGTCAATCCATTGACGTTCCATACCGAGAAAATCGCCATGCGAAATTAACCCCTCCGCCATACAAACAGGTGATTGATTACAAATTTGATTCAACCTGTGATTCAAGTACAGAAAACCCATTTATACATCAGCATGGCACACAACCAAAACCTAAACTCTTTTTCTAA
- a CDS encoding iron-containing alcohol dehydrogenase → MNNFTFQNPTKLIFGKGQLEALKTEVPQYGKKVLVVYGGGSIKKNGVYDSVMNTLNEIGAEVFELSGVEPNPRLTTVHKGVDICKENNIDFILAVGGGSVIDCTKAISAGAKYDGDVWDFVTKKAFPEAALPFGTVLTLAATGSEMNPGSVITNWETQEKYGWGHPLVHPKFSILDPENTYTVPKNHTVYGMVDMMSHVLEQYLHPESNTELQENMQFSVLETVMSTAPKLIEDMQNYDHRATIMLSGTVALNQSLQMGVRGDWASHNIEHAVSAVYDIPHAGGLAILFPNLMKHNLDVNVDKFKRLAVKVLGVSEEGKSDRDIALEGIDKLSAFWSSLGAPNRLADYDIDDSQLDLIADRAMANGAFGNFKSLEREDVMAILKASL, encoded by the coding sequence ATGAATAATTTTACATTCCAAAATCCAACAAAGTTGATCTTCGGTAAAGGGCAGCTTGAAGCGCTCAAAACGGAAGTTCCACAATACGGAAAAAAAGTCCTCGTTGTTTATGGCGGAGGAAGCATCAAGAAAAACGGTGTTTACGATAGCGTAATGAACACATTAAACGAAATCGGTGCTGAAGTATTTGAACTTAGCGGCGTTGAACCAAACCCACGCCTAACTACTGTTCATAAAGGTGTCGACATTTGTAAAGAAAACAATATTGATTTCATTCTAGCAGTAGGTGGCGGTAGTGTTATTGACTGCACAAAAGCGATTTCTGCTGGAGCTAAATATGATGGAGACGTTTGGGACTTTGTAACGAAAAAAGCATTCCCTGAAGCAGCTCTTCCATTCGGTACAGTTCTAACGCTAGCAGCAACTGGTTCAGAAATGAATCCAGGTTCTGTTATCACTAACTGGGAAACGCAAGAGAAATACGGTTGGGGACATCCACTTGTTCACCCGAAATTCTCTATTCTAGATCCTGAGAACACGTACACAGTGCCAAAAAACCATACAGTTTACGGCATGGTGGATATGATGTCTCACGTACTTGAGCAATACCTTCACCCTGAATCAAATACAGAGCTTCAAGAAAACATGCAGTTCTCTGTACTTGAAACAGTGATGAGCACAGCTCCAAAATTGATTGAAGATATGCAGAACTACGACCACCGTGCAACAATCATGTTGAGTGGTACAGTAGCACTAAACCAATCACTACAGATGGGTGTTCGCGGTGACTGGGCTTCTCACAACATTGAGCACGCGGTATCAGCTGTGTATGATATTCCACACGCTGGTGGTTTGGCGATTCTCTTCCCGAACTTGATGAAACACAACCTTGACGTGAACGTTGATAAATTCAAGCGTCTTGCTGTCAAAGTTCTTGGGGTAAGCGAAGAAGGTAAATCTGACCGCGATATCGCTCTTGAAGGGATCGACAAGCTAAGCGCGTTCTGGAGCAGCCTTGGTGCACCAAACCGTCTTGCTGATTACGACATCGACGATAGCCAGCTTGATTTGATTGCTGACCGTGCGATGGCTAATGGCGCTTTCGGTAATTTCAAGTCTCTTGAGCGCGAAGACGTGATGGCGATTTTGAAAGCTTCTCTATAA
- a CDS encoding sodium-dependent transporter: protein MKSNDQWSSRFGFILASAGSAIGLGALWKFPYMAGTNGGAAFFLVFLLFTVLVGAPMLLAEFVVGRHSQQNAVSSYQSISGSTKWKWLGYLGVTASFIILSFYSVIGGWVITYLTRSFSGSLTGLPNSRYEELFGEIIGSPSTALLTQALFLAITVAIVQFGVQKGIETASRYMMPALFILFLVLVVRSLSLDGAMEGVSFFLKPDFSMLSAEGVLDALGQSFFALSVGISLMVTYSSYLDKKADLTGSVVSVVSLNVLISFLAGLAIFPAVFAFGFEPTEGPGLIFTVLPAVFNQMAFGGLFFTVFLALLLFATLTSAFSLMEIIVSTVTRGEGKRKKASWIAGLCVFLLGIPSALSFGVLGDISVFGRSIFDTMDFLASNLLMPIGALLISVFVSRKMKREILADEVMMSSKIGRVIFPIWYGLIRYFVPAAITIVLITSLLSY from the coding sequence ATGAAATCAAATGATCAATGGTCGTCAAGATTCGGATTTATTCTGGCTTCAGCTGGGTCAGCAATCGGGCTTGGTGCACTGTGGAAATTTCCATATATGGCAGGTACAAACGGTGGAGCAGCGTTTTTCCTTGTTTTTCTTCTTTTCACTGTTTTAGTCGGAGCACCGATGCTACTTGCTGAATTTGTCGTTGGCCGACACTCCCAACAAAACGCCGTTTCTTCTTATCAGTCGATTTCTGGTAGTACAAAATGGAAATGGCTCGGATATCTCGGCGTAACGGCATCCTTCATTATCTTATCCTTCTATAGTGTTATTGGTGGATGGGTGATTACGTACTTAACGAGAAGCTTCTCAGGATCTCTTACCGGACTTCCGAATAGCCGCTATGAAGAACTATTCGGAGAAATTATCGGCAGTCCTTCAACAGCACTCCTGACACAAGCGTTATTCCTAGCGATAACCGTAGCGATCGTGCAATTTGGGGTTCAAAAAGGAATCGAAACAGCAAGCCGTTATATGATGCCAGCCCTTTTTATTCTTTTTCTAGTGCTTGTTGTTCGTTCTCTTTCTCTTGACGGTGCAATGGAGGGCGTTTCTTTCTTCCTGAAACCTGATTTCTCGATGCTATCAGCCGAAGGCGTTCTAGACGCGCTTGGTCAATCGTTCTTCGCGCTCAGTGTCGGTATATCCTTAATGGTGACGTACAGCTCTTACCTTGATAAAAAAGCTGACCTCACCGGTTCCGTTGTTTCAGTCGTTAGTCTAAACGTATTAATCTCATTTCTTGCTGGACTTGCCATCTTCCCTGCTGTCTTCGCATTTGGCTTTGAACCAACAGAAGGACCTGGACTTATTTTCACCGTTCTTCCTGCAGTGTTTAACCAAATGGCGTTTGGCGGATTGTTTTTTACCGTCTTTCTAGCGCTTTTGCTCTTTGCAACGTTAACTTCTGCTTTTTCTTTGATGGAGATTATCGTTTCTACGGTAACGCGCGGTGAAGGAAAGCGTAAAAAAGCATCCTGGATCGCAGGATTATGCGTATTCTTACTTGGAATTCCATCCGCTTTGTCATTCGGTGTTCTTGGAGACATTTCCGTATTTGGCAGAAGCATTTTTGATACGATGGACTTTCTAGCAAGTAACTTATTAATGCCGATCGGGGCTCTCTTGATTTCTGTCTTTGTTTCTCGAAAAATGAAGCGAGAGATCCTGGCGGATGAAGTGATGATGTCTTCCAAAATAGGACGCGTGATCTTCCCCATCTGGTACGGACTCATACGTTATTTTGTCCCAGCAGCCATTACGATCGTACTGATTACATCGTTACTTTCATATTAA
- a CDS encoding alpha/beta hydrolase: MKSVFETRKEKVQLDKVTLSYEYYKHPNQKAQTLVFIHGFLSSSYSFRKLFPLLHDHYSLLSFDLPGFGESEKNCDIHYSLHEYAALTNRLLEKMQISKVVLIGHSMGGQIALRTCIQHPERVEKLILLCSSSYIKSSSLGLRVCSYLPFFPYCLSLSMNAINLRKNFEHLVYDRKLLTQQVIDGYTISFNEKGFFLALSRLIRDREEDLASTTLNKINFPILLIWGSNDRLVPLRVGERMKKDLPDADLLVFSHTGHLIPEERPLETSKAIQHFLHEK, translated from the coding sequence ATGAAGAGTGTGTTCGAAACTAGGAAAGAAAAAGTACAACTCGACAAAGTGACATTGTCTTATGAGTATTACAAACACCCGAACCAAAAAGCTCAAACACTGGTCTTCATCCATGGATTCCTTTCCTCTTCTTATAGTTTCCGCAAACTTTTTCCTCTTCTTCATGATCATTACAGTTTATTGAGCTTTGATTTACCTGGATTTGGTGAGAGTGAAAAAAACTGTGACATCCATTACTCCTTACATGAGTATGCCGCTCTCACCAACCGCCTTTTAGAAAAAATGCAAATTTCTAAAGTGGTCTTGATCGGTCATTCGATGGGCGGTCAAATCGCGCTTCGTACTTGTATCCAGCACCCAGAGCGCGTTGAGAAACTGATTCTTTTATGTAGCTCAAGCTATATTAAATCATCATCGCTAGGACTGAGAGTTTGTTCTTATCTTCCTTTTTTTCCATACTGCCTCAGCTTATCAATGAACGCCATTAATTTAAGAAAAAACTTCGAACACCTTGTTTATGATCGGAAGCTTCTGACTCAACAAGTGATTGACGGCTATACGATAAGTTTTAATGAAAAAGGATTTTTCTTGGCACTAAGTCGACTGATCAGGGATCGGGAAGAAGATTTAGCTTCGACAACGCTAAACAAAATCAACTTTCCGATTCTATTAATTTGGGGAAGCAATGACCGTCTTGTCCCACTTCGGGTAGGAGAACGCATGAAAAAAGACCTGCCGGACGCAGATCTCCTTGTTTTCTCTCATACCGGTCATTTAATACCGGAAGAAAGACCTCTCGAAACATCAAAGGCAATTCAACATTTCCTTCATGAAAAATAA
- a CDS encoding YiiX/YebB-like N1pC/P60 family cysteine hydrolase → MTADRYVNLTVKNYQSVRSAIQTGDLLLCSGSYPVSKIIQNVSNSKFSHVALLFHWMDRLMLLESVESFGVRMVPLSHYFNDYRNSGQPYKGKLYLIRHNQVKGLDDIKRNAMLRRGADLTGKFYDIEEILKILASVVIDDLESIPNDKYICSEFIKECYQKAGISFPDDGRGFIYPEHIASDPDVRPLFELVP, encoded by the coding sequence ATGACAGCCGATCGCTATGTTAACTTAACCGTTAAAAACTATCAGTCTGTTCGCAGCGCTATTCAAACGGGTGATCTACTCCTTTGTAGCGGATCTTATCCTGTTAGTAAAATCATTCAAAATGTATCCAATTCGAAATTCAGTCACGTCGCCCTCTTATTTCATTGGATGGACCGCTTAATGTTGCTTGAAAGTGTTGAAAGCTTTGGGGTTCGAATGGTTCCTCTCTCTCATTATTTTAATGATTATCGTAATTCTGGTCAGCCTTATAAAGGAAAACTGTATCTCATTCGCCATAACCAGGTAAAAGGCTTAGACGACATCAAACGAAATGCGATGTTAAGAAGAGGCGCCGATTTAACAGGGAAATTCTATGATATTGAAGAAATTCTTAAAATACTTGCTAGCGTCGTTATTGACGACCTGGAATCTATTCCAAATGATAAATACATTTGTTCCGAGTTTATCAAAGAATGCTACCAAAAAGCAGGGATCTCGTTCCCAGACGATGGTCGTGGATTCATTTATCCAGAGCATATTGCAAGTGATCCGGATGTGCGACCACTCTTCGAACTTGTCCCTTAA